The proteins below are encoded in one region of Xenopus laevis strain J_2021 chromosome 8L, Xenopus_laevis_v10.1, whole genome shotgun sequence:
- the rpl12.L gene encoding 60S ribosomal protein L12 has translation MPPKLDPNEIKVVCLRCTGGEVGATSALAPKIGPLGLSPKKVGDDIAKATGDWKGLRITVKLTIQNRQAQIEVVPSASALIIKALKEPPRDRKKQKNIKHNGNISMDEVISIARQMRHRSLARELSGTIKEILGTAQSVGCNVDGRHPHDIIDDINSGELECPAS, from the exons ATGCCTCCTAAACTCGACCCCAACGAGATTAAAGTCG tgtgCCTGAGATGTACCGGTGGGGAGGTTGGTGCCACCTCTGCTCTGGCCCCTAAAATTGGACCTTTGGGTTTG TCTCCCAAAAAAGTTGGTGATGACATAGCCAAGGCTACTGGTGACTGGAAGGGGCTGAGGATCACAGTCAAACTGACCATCCAGAACAGACAGGCTCAG ATTGAGGTTGTGCCATCTGCCTCTGCGCTGATCATTAAAGCCCTGAAGGAGCCTCCCCGGGacaggaagaagcagaagaaca TTAAACACAATGGCAACATCTCCATGGATGAAGTGATCAGCATCGCTCGCCAGATGAGGCACCGATCCCTGGCCAGAGAGCTTTCTG GAACCATTAAGGAGATCCTGGGTACGGCACAGTCTGTAGGATGCAATGTTGATGGCAGACACCCTCACGATATCATCGACGATATCAACAGCGGAGAACTGGAGTGCCCGGCA AGCTAA
- the phpt1.L gene encoding phosphohistidine phosphatase 1 L homeolog, which produces MAADGLVLIPEVDIDPDGVFKYVLIRVHVKEGSEEYKDIVRGYGWAEYHADIYDKVAADIEKGVYDCECLGGGRIRHSSQDKKIHIYGYSLGFGRARHAVTMEKVKDKYPDYKVTWADEGY; this is translated from the exons ATGGCGGCGGATGGTTTGGTTCTAATTCCTGAAGTGGATATAGACCCAGATGGCGTCTTTAAGTACGTGCTGATTCGGGTGCACGTGAAGGAAGGCTCGGAGGAGTACAAGGACATTGTGAGGGGGTACGGCTGGGCTGAGTATCACG CTGATATCTACGACAAAGTGGCTGCTGACATAGAAAAGGGCGTATATGACTGTGAGTGCCTCGGGGGAGGAAGAATCCGCCACTCCAGCCAAGACAAAAAAATCCACATCTATGGATACTCTCTG GGTTTCGGTCGGGCGAGGCACGCGGTGACCATGGAGAAAGTCAAAGACAAATATCCGGATTATAAAGTGACATGGGCAGATGAAGGCTACTGA